The Panicum hallii strain FIL2 chromosome 9, PHallii_v3.1, whole genome shotgun sequence genome has a window encoding:
- the LOC112876969 gene encoding protein LOL3-like, translated as MQSQIVCHACRTVLLYPRGAPSVCCAVCQSVTTVPPPGLEMAQLICGGCRTLLMYTRSADTVRCSCCNTVNLVRPVNNIAHVNCGRCQTTLMYPYGAHSVKCAICNHITTTGVNTVAPTPSARPASNGSSYSTSSTSVPKSQPQNVTVVVENPMTVDDKGKLVSNVVVGVTTGKN; from the exons ATGCAGAGCCAGATCGTGTGCCACGCGTGCCGGACCGTTCTGCTCTACCCGCGGGGGGCGCCCAGTGTCTGCTGCGCGGTGTGCCAGTCCGTCACCACCGTCCCGCCACCAG GACTAGAGATGGCTCAGCTTATATGTGGTGGTTGTCGAACTTTGCTGATGTATACTCGAAGTGCAGACACTGTAAGGTGTTCATGTTGTAATACAGTCAATCTTGTTAGACCAG TGAATAATATAGCTCATGTTAACTGCGGCCGCTGCCAGACAACTTTGATGTATCCATATGGAGCACATTCAGTAAAATGTGCCATATGCAATCATATCACTACTACTGGA GTAAATACGGTGGCACCCACACCATCTGCAAGGCCAGCATCAAATGGATCTTCGTATAGTACCTCATCTACTTCTGTT CCTAAATCTCAGCCCCAGAATGTAACTGTTGTTGTTGAGAACCCTATGACAGTTGATGATAAGGGAAAACTA GTGAGCAACGTTGTAGTTGGAGTCACAACTGGGAAAAACTGA